A single window of Acidimicrobiia bacterium DNA harbors:
- a CDS encoding MFS transporter, whose amino-acid sequence MTETAGEVRFGTATGRWVVVATVLGSGIAFLDGTVVNVALPTIGRDLHAGIRELQWILDGYLVTLSALLLLGGSLGDLYGRKRGFLAGLVGFTAASAACGFAPNAHVLVAARVVQGAGAALLVPGSLALISASFHPDDRGRAIGAWSGLAGVAGAIGPFLGGWLIDAVSWRLIFFINVPLAALCFAITVRYVPESSDIEERGVHPDYAGALAASLGLAATAYGLIERIVPVGVVGVLVLVAFLVIEARVEHPMLPLSVFRSSQFSGANLTTLAVYTGLGGTTFALVLQLQKSMGYSALEAGASLFPLTVIMVLFSARSGALAQRIGPRVQMTVGPLVVGAGLLLLTRAQPGQSYLSGVLPGAVVFAIGLTITVAPLTTAVLAAVDDHHVGVGSAFNNAVARVAGLLAVAVLPLVATLDTSSSIATFDRGYRHSMVICAAICALGGVIALLTIRRSTPVANVPQASVFQACNDPCLARPGAAETAA is encoded by the coding sequence ATGACCGAGACCGCCGGCGAGGTCCGGTTCGGCACCGCGACCGGGCGCTGGGTCGTCGTGGCGACGGTGCTCGGCTCGGGCATCGCGTTCCTCGACGGCACCGTCGTCAACGTCGCGCTGCCGACGATCGGGCGAGACCTGCACGCCGGCATCCGCGAGCTCCAGTGGATCCTCGACGGCTACCTCGTCACGCTGAGCGCGCTCCTGCTCCTCGGTGGATCGCTCGGCGACCTCTACGGCCGCAAGCGCGGCTTCCTCGCCGGCCTCGTCGGCTTCACCGCGGCGAGCGCGGCGTGCGGCTTCGCACCGAACGCGCACGTGCTCGTCGCGGCGCGCGTCGTGCAGGGCGCGGGCGCCGCGCTGCTCGTGCCCGGCAGCCTCGCCCTCATCTCCGCGAGCTTCCATCCCGACGACCGCGGTCGCGCGATCGGCGCGTGGTCGGGTCTCGCCGGCGTCGCGGGCGCGATCGGACCGTTCCTCGGCGGCTGGCTCATCGACGCGGTGTCGTGGCGGCTCATCTTCTTCATCAACGTGCCGCTCGCGGCGCTGTGCTTCGCGATCACGGTGCGGTACGTGCCCGAGAGCAGCGACATCGAGGAACGCGGCGTCCACCCCGACTACGCCGGTGCGCTCGCGGCGTCGCTCGGACTCGCGGCCACCGCGTACGGGCTCATCGAACGCATCGTGCCCGTCGGCGTGGTCGGCGTGCTCGTGCTCGTCGCCTTCCTCGTCATCGAGGCGCGCGTCGAGCACCCGATGTTGCCGCTCTCGGTGTTCCGCTCGTCGCAGTTCTCGGGCGCGAACCTCACCACACTCGCGGTCTACACCGGGCTCGGAGGCACGACGTTCGCGCTCGTGCTGCAGCTGCAGAAGTCGATGGGCTACTCCGCGCTCGAAGCCGGCGCGTCGCTCTTCCCGCTCACGGTGATCATGGTGCTGTTCTCCGCGCGTTCGGGCGCGCTCGCGCAGCGCATCGGACCGCGCGTGCAGATGACCGTCGGCCCGCTCGTCGTCGGGGCCGGGTTGCTCCTGCTGACGCGCGCGCAGCCCGGTCAGAGCTACCTGAGCGGCGTGCTCCCCGGCGCGGTCGTGTTCGCGATCGGGCTCACGATCACCGTCGCGCCGTTGACGACCGCGGTGCTCGCCGCGGTCGACGACCATCACGTCGGCGTCGGCTCCGCGTTCAACAACGCGGTCGCGCGCGTCGCGGGGCTGCTCGCCGTCGCGGTGCTCCCGCTCGTCGCGACGCTCGACACGTCCTCGTCGATCGCCACCTTCGACCGCGGCTACCGGCACTCGATGGTCATCTGTGCCGCGATCTGCGCGCTCGGCGGCGTGATCGCGCTGCTCACGATCCGGCGCTCCACGCCGGTCGCGAACGTCCCGCAGGCGAGCGTCTTCCAGGCCTGTAACGACCCCTGCCTCGCCCGCCCGGGCGCCGCCGAGACCGCCGCCTGA
- a CDS encoding UBP-type zinc finger domain-containing protein, which translates to MATCTHLDGEIDAAPSGTGCVECLAIGGRWVHLRRCAECGHIGCCDSSPNRHATAHFHGTQHPLIQSYEPGEEWFYCYSDDVMFEIADRAPSPSHP; encoded by the coding sequence ATGGCCACCTGCACCCACCTCGACGGGGAGATCGACGCCGCCCCGAGCGGCACGGGCTGCGTCGAGTGCCTCGCGATCGGTGGTCGCTGGGTCCACCTGCGGCGCTGCGCGGAGTGCGGCCACATCGGTTGCTGCGACAGCTCCCCGAACCGCCACGCGACGGCCCACTTCCACGGAACGCAGCACCCGCTCATCCAGTCCTACGAACCCGGCGAGGAGTGGTTCTACTGCTACTCCGACGACGTGATGTTCGAGATCGCCGACCGCGCGCCGAGCCCGTCGCATCCGTGA